From a single Helicoverpa armigera isolate CAAS_96S chromosome 7, ASM3070526v1, whole genome shotgun sequence genomic region:
- the LOC110373088 gene encoding serine proteinase stubble isoform X1, which translates to MHAARAPGVVVMTWWWALALLALSAPARPAPRAGNGEQFYSYQMSRKSCVAGGAKGACMWVQECNRVGGRHAGVCVDGFMFGSCCRLPDKPVHVEEPPPPVTVTEKIYTTPSSTAHTTTQAPETSTQTISRPNWQTQRPSFMTKPIDGAPTSYSYRPPEINLPSLGNLDSSSEQNSDIVNKIPYNSVNKYQNVNRPNSEAETSPHNKISSSLSILSGARPMAVSEQHSDNSINPGQYNSRPSNLNTIHWQATTEPSFITKPRPSWEKPAGKPKPTKKFTTTTSKPHKNYIKPKDPALNMINRTEESTAAPIQTTAATNTVECGLTAMWPRPESRIMGGKDSSFGRWPWQVSVRRTSYFGFSSTHRCGGAIINEGWIATAGHCVDDLLTSQIRIRVGEYDFSSVSEEYPFVESGVARKAVHPKYNYYTYEYDLALVKLEAPVQFAPHISPICLPATDDLLVGENATVTGWGRLSEGGVLPSVLQEVQVPIVSNERCKSMFLRAGRQEFIPDIFLCAGHERGGHDSCQGDSGGPLQVKGKDQRYFLAGIISWGIGCGEANLPGVCTRISKFVPWILQTVNS; encoded by the exons GTTACCAAATGTCCCGCAAATCCTGTGTGGCGGGAGGGGCGAAGGGAGCATGCATGTGGGTGCAGGAGTGCAACAGGGTGGGCGGCAGGCATGCTGGCGTCTGCGTCGATGGCTTCATGTTCGGCTCTTGCTGCCGGCTGCCGGATAAGCCGGTGCATGTTGAAG AACCCCCGCCGCCTGTCACAGTCACCGAGAAAATAtatacaacgccatctagtacAGCTCACACTACAACTCAAGCACCAGAGACATCGACACAGACCATCTCACGACCGAACTGGCAAACGCAGCGGCCGTCGTTCATGACCAAACCGATAGATGGCGCCCCCACGTCCTACAGCTACCGGCCGCCAGAAATAAACTTACCTTCATTAGGAAATTTAGATTCAAGTAGCGAACAAAATAGTGATATAGTTAATAAAATACCTTATaacagtgtaaataaataccaaaatgtAAATAGGCCGAACAGTGAAGCGGAAACTAGTCCCCACAATAAGATTTCGTCTAGTCTTAGCATATTATCTGGAGCACGGccgatggccgtgtcggagcaACATTCTGATAACAGCATTAACCCAG GTCAATACAATTCAAGACCCAGCAACCTGAACACGATACATTGGCAGGCCACAACCGAGCCTTCATTCATCACAAAACCTCGACCTTCCTGGGAGAAACCAGCGGGGAAGCCGAAGCCCACTAAGAAGTTCACCACGACGACCAGCAAGCCACATAAGAATTATATCAAGCCGAAGGATCCGGCGCTGAATATGATTAACAGGACCGAAGAGTCTACTGCAGCGCCTATACAAACGACGGCTGCAACTAATACTGTCG AATGTGGTCTAACAGCAATGTGGCCGCGTCCAGAATCCCGTATCATGGGCGGCAAGGACTCCAGCTTCGGTCGCTGGCCTTGGCAGGTGTCAGTCAGAAGAACTTCGTACTTCGGGTTCTCTTCCACGCATAGGTGTGGGGGCGCCATTATCAACGAAGGCTGGATCGCTACAGCTGGACATTGTGTTGATGA CCTCCTAACATCGCAGATAAGGATCCGAGTGGGTGAATACGATTTCTCATCAGTATCAGAAGAATACCCATTCGTAGAGAGTGGAGTAGCCAGGAAGGCGGTTCATCCTAAATACAACTACTACACTTACGAATATGACTTGGCTCTGGTGAAGTTGGAGGCTCCAGTGCAGTTCGCTCCTCATATATCTCCTATATGTCTCCCGGCAACTGATGACCTGTTAGTGGGAGAGAATGCTACGGTCACTGGTTGGGGAAGGCTGTCTGAAGGCGGTGTGTTACCATCGGTTCTTCAAGAG GTGCAAGTACCAATAGTATCGAACGAGAGATGTAAGTCGATGTTCTTGAGGGCTGGCAGACAGGAGTTCATTCCAGACATCTTCCTCTGCGCTGGACATGAGCGAGGCGGACACGACTCCTGTCAAGGAGACTCAGGTGGACCTTTGCAG gTCAAAGGAAAAGATCAGCGGTATTTCTTAGCTGGAATCATCAGCTGGGGCATCGGATGTGGGGAAGCGAACCTCCCAGGAGTTTGCACTAGGATATCAAAATTTGTTCCTTGGATTTTGCAAACAGTCAACTCTTAG
- the LOC110373088 gene encoding serine proteinase stubble isoform X2 produces the protein MHAARAPGVVVMTWWWALALLALSAPARPAPRAGNGYQMSRKSCVAGGAKGACMWVQECNRVGGRHAGVCVDGFMFGSCCRLPDKPVHVEEPPPPVTVTEKIYTTPSSTAHTTTQAPETSTQTISRPNWQTQRPSFMTKPIDGAPTSYSYRPPEINLPSLGNLDSSSEQNSDIVNKIPYNSVNKYQNVNRPNSEAETSPHNKISSSLSILSGARPMAVSEQHSDNSINPGQYNSRPSNLNTIHWQATTEPSFITKPRPSWEKPAGKPKPTKKFTTTTSKPHKNYIKPKDPALNMINRTEESTAAPIQTTAATNTVECGLTAMWPRPESRIMGGKDSSFGRWPWQVSVRRTSYFGFSSTHRCGGAIINEGWIATAGHCVDDLLTSQIRIRVGEYDFSSVSEEYPFVESGVARKAVHPKYNYYTYEYDLALVKLEAPVQFAPHISPICLPATDDLLVGENATVTGWGRLSEGGVLPSVLQEVQVPIVSNERCKSMFLRAGRQEFIPDIFLCAGHERGGHDSCQGDSGGPLQVKGKDQRYFLAGIISWGIGCGEANLPGVCTRISKFVPWILQTVNS, from the exons GTTACCAAATGTCCCGCAAATCCTGTGTGGCGGGAGGGGCGAAGGGAGCATGCATGTGGGTGCAGGAGTGCAACAGGGTGGGCGGCAGGCATGCTGGCGTCTGCGTCGATGGCTTCATGTTCGGCTCTTGCTGCCGGCTGCCGGATAAGCCGGTGCATGTTGAAG AACCCCCGCCGCCTGTCACAGTCACCGAGAAAATAtatacaacgccatctagtacAGCTCACACTACAACTCAAGCACCAGAGACATCGACACAGACCATCTCACGACCGAACTGGCAAACGCAGCGGCCGTCGTTCATGACCAAACCGATAGATGGCGCCCCCACGTCCTACAGCTACCGGCCGCCAGAAATAAACTTACCTTCATTAGGAAATTTAGATTCAAGTAGCGAACAAAATAGTGATATAGTTAATAAAATACCTTATaacagtgtaaataaataccaaaatgtAAATAGGCCGAACAGTGAAGCGGAAACTAGTCCCCACAATAAGATTTCGTCTAGTCTTAGCATATTATCTGGAGCACGGccgatggccgtgtcggagcaACATTCTGATAACAGCATTAACCCAG GTCAATACAATTCAAGACCCAGCAACCTGAACACGATACATTGGCAGGCCACAACCGAGCCTTCATTCATCACAAAACCTCGACCTTCCTGGGAGAAACCAGCGGGGAAGCCGAAGCCCACTAAGAAGTTCACCACGACGACCAGCAAGCCACATAAGAATTATATCAAGCCGAAGGATCCGGCGCTGAATATGATTAACAGGACCGAAGAGTCTACTGCAGCGCCTATACAAACGACGGCTGCAACTAATACTGTCG AATGTGGTCTAACAGCAATGTGGCCGCGTCCAGAATCCCGTATCATGGGCGGCAAGGACTCCAGCTTCGGTCGCTGGCCTTGGCAGGTGTCAGTCAGAAGAACTTCGTACTTCGGGTTCTCTTCCACGCATAGGTGTGGGGGCGCCATTATCAACGAAGGCTGGATCGCTACAGCTGGACATTGTGTTGATGA CCTCCTAACATCGCAGATAAGGATCCGAGTGGGTGAATACGATTTCTCATCAGTATCAGAAGAATACCCATTCGTAGAGAGTGGAGTAGCCAGGAAGGCGGTTCATCCTAAATACAACTACTACACTTACGAATATGACTTGGCTCTGGTGAAGTTGGAGGCTCCAGTGCAGTTCGCTCCTCATATATCTCCTATATGTCTCCCGGCAACTGATGACCTGTTAGTGGGAGAGAATGCTACGGTCACTGGTTGGGGAAGGCTGTCTGAAGGCGGTGTGTTACCATCGGTTCTTCAAGAG GTGCAAGTACCAATAGTATCGAACGAGAGATGTAAGTCGATGTTCTTGAGGGCTGGCAGACAGGAGTTCATTCCAGACATCTTCCTCTGCGCTGGACATGAGCGAGGCGGACACGACTCCTGTCAAGGAGACTCAGGTGGACCTTTGCAG gTCAAAGGAAAAGATCAGCGGTATTTCTTAGCTGGAATCATCAGCTGGGGCATCGGATGTGGGGAAGCGAACCTCCCAGGAGTTTGCACTAGGATATCAAAATTTGTTCCTTGGATTTTGCAAACAGTCAACTCTTAG
- the LOC110372512 gene encoding uncharacterized protein LOC110372512 produces MEAIMSGNATKENIMQPTTLQEAINIIKFLNTTHKQEVLRLKEAYTKQADVIKKLESNRKKELEFLSGELQKYEVNLALRTESVTKQLAQKDLIIQRQAEKIEELSKQLKVNEFNASIPEINIMVDSNSDSGVALENEDCKAEEIKPEPKTTRKCSRRFGDTISFLRRVDFSPIKYKPSNREGAKKKDDKKNKLQVPTPDNRIFNRQNSNDKSPSDDERPITDESIFSDSGVEPVILRSNKVNDSMNNHFSDDGSEDTSEEIFDRVMTRSSIRRSVKANPKYKKINRSKSKLLEQVKVNIID; encoded by the coding sequence ATGGAAGCAATAATGTCAGGGAACgctacaaaagaaaatataatgcAGCCAACGACACTTCAAGAggcaataaacattattaaattccTGAACACGACACATAAACAAGAAGTTCTGAGGCTGAAGGAAGCATATACAAAACAAGCTGATGTTATAAAGAAATTGGAATCGAATAGGAAAAAGGAATTGGAATTCCTATCGGGTGAATTGCAAAAATACGAAGTAAATTTAGCTCTTAGAACAGAATCCGTTACAAAACAACTCGCACAGAAGGATCTTATAATACAGAGACAGGCGGAAAAAATTGAAGAATTAAGTAAACAGTTGAAGGTGAATGAATTCAACGCCAGCATTCCAGAAATTAATATAATGGTTGATTCCAATTCTGACTCAGGTGTTGCGTTAGAGAACGAAGACTGTAAAGCCGAGGAGATTAAACCTGAACCGAAAACGACTAGAAAATGTAGTCGAAGATTTGGAGATACAATAAGTTTTCTCCGAAGGGTCGACTTTTCTCCAATCAAATATAAACCATCTAATCGTGAAGGTGCCAAAAAGAAGGATGATAAGAAGAACAAATTGCAAGTCCCGACTCCTGATAATAGGATTTTCAATCGTCAGAATAGTAATGATAAATCCCCTAGTGATGATGAGAGACCAATCACCGATGAATCTATATTCTCAGACAGTGGTGTCGAGCCTGTGATCTTGCGGTCAAACAAAGTGAACGATAGTATGAATAATCATTTTTCTGATGATGGGAGCGAGGACACCAGTGAAGAAATCTTCGATAGAGTGATGACCAGAAGCAGCATCAGAAGATCCGTTAAAGCTAATCctaaatacaagaaaataaatagaagtAAATCAAAACTTTTGGAACAagtcaaagtaaatataattgattga